CCCGAGCTGGCGTCCGATCTCGACGGGCTCGGCGCCGAGGTGAGCTTCGCGGCCGTGGACGTCGCCGACCGGGAGGCCGTGGCCGCGATGATCGACGCCGTCCCCGACCGGCACCCGCTGACCGCCGTGATCCACGCCGCCGGCGTGGTGGACGACGCGCCGATCACCTCGCTCACCCCCGAACAGATCGACCGGGTGATGCGCGTCAAGGCCGACGGGGCCTGGCATCTGCACGAACTGACCGAGGGTCACCCGCTCACCGCGTTCGTTCTCGTCTCCTCGGTCATGGGGACGCTCGGCGGCGCCGGGCAGGGCGGCTACACCGCCGCCAACGCGTTCCTCGACGGACTCGCCCGACGCCGCCGCGCGCAGGGCCTGCCCGCTCTCGCGCTGGCCTGGGGCCTGTGGGACGACCCGGACGGCATGATCGGCGCCCTCACCGACGCCGACCGCGCCCGCTTCGCACGGGCCGGGCTCGTGGAGCTGGCCCCCGACCATGGCCTGGCCCTGCTGGACGCGGCCCTGCCGTCACCGCACGCGGTCCTGGCGCCGGCCCGGCTCGACCGCGAGATCCTGCGCGGCCTCGGAGCGGACCTTCCGCCGGTCCTTCGCGAGGTCGTGGCGGCCGCCGGAGCCGGGCGGCCCGCGAACGTCCCCGAACACCGGCGCCACCGGCCGCTGCGGCACGAGCTGACCGGCCTGTCCGCCGGTGAACGCGCGGGGATCCTGGCCGATCTGATCCGGACCCACATGGCCGCCGTGCTGGGCTCGCGGCCCGAAGCGATCCCGGACGACAGGCCGTTCGGCGAGCTCGGGTTCGACTCGCTCACCTCGGTGGAGTTCCGCAACCGCCTGGGCGCGGCGACGGACCTCAAGCTCCCGCTCACCCTGCTGTTCGAGGCGCCGACGCTTCCCGAGCTCGTCGCCGTCCTGGACACCGAACTCGTACCGCCGCAGGAGGCCCCGGCCCGTCCGGAGGACAGCCCCCCGGACGTCGAGGCGGACGTAGCGGCGCTCGTCGAAGCCGCGACCGCCGAGGAACTGCTCGACTTCATCGACCGCGAGCTCTCCGGCTCCTGACCCGCCTACGGAGGACCGATCCGTCATGGGATCAGAATCAGAAGAGAAGCTGCTCGGCTACCTCAAGCGCCTCACCCTCGACCTGCACCAGGCGCGTGAGCGCGTGCGCGAGCTGGAGGAGGGCGACCGGGAGCCGATCGCGATCGTCGGCATGGCGTGCCGGTACCCGGGCGGGATCGACTCGCCCGCCGCCCTGTGGCGGCTGCTGGCCTCGGGCGGGGAGACCGTCGGCGCGTTCCCCCGCGACCGGGGCTGGGACGACGGCCTGTACGACCCCGGCAACGGCGGCCGCAGCCTGACCGGCTCCGGCGGCTTCCTCTACGACGCGGCGGACTTCGACGCGGGCTTCTTCGGCATCAGCCCGCGCGAGGCCCTGGCCATGGACCCGCAGCAACGGCTGCTCCTGGAGACCGCCTGGCGGGCCTTCGAGGACGCCGGGATCGATCCGGAGTCGGTGCGCGACACCGAGACCGGCGTGTTCACCGGGCTGTCCTGTCACGACTACGGGCTGGGGCGCGGCGACGTGCCCGAGGAGGCCGAGGGCTTCCTGACGACCGGGTCGGTGGGCGGCGTCGCGTCCGGCCGGATCTCGTACACGTTCGGCCTGCGCGGCCCGGCGATCACCGTGGAGACGGCCTGTTCGTCGTCGCTGGTGGCGCTGCACCTGGCCGTGCAGTCACTGCGCCGCGGCGAGTGCACGATGGCGCTGGCGGGCGGCGCGACGATCATGTCCACGCCGCAGCTGTTCACCGAGTTCACCCGCATGCAGGGCCTGTCGCCGGACGGCCGCTGCCGCCCCTTCTCGGCCGCCGCCGACGGCAGTGGGCTCTCCGAGGGCGTGGGCCTGCTGCTGGTGGAACGGCTGTCGGACGCCAGGCGGCTCGGTCACCCCGTGCTGGCCGTGGTGCGCGGCAGCGCGGTGAACCAGGACGGCGCCAGCAACGGCTTCACCGCGCCGAGCGGTTCCGCGCAACAGCGGGTCATCCGGCAGGCGTTGAAGGACGCGCGGCTGTCGCCCGGTGACGTCCAGGTGGTGGAGGCGAGCAGCACCGGCACCCCGCTCGGCGACCCGATCGAGGCGCGTGCCCTGCTGGCCGCCTACGGGCGTGACCGGGACCTGCCGCTGCGGCTCGGCTCGCTGAAGTCCAACATCGGGCACTCCCAGGCGGCGGCGGGCGTCGCCGGGGTCATGAAGACGGTGCTGTCGATGCGTCACGGCAGGCTCCCCGCCACCCTGTTCGTGGACGAGCCCACCCCGCACGTCGACTGGGCGGCGGGCGCGGTCGAACTCGTCGCCGAGGAGACCGCGTGGCCGGAGACCTCGGGGCGGCCGAAACGCGCCGCGGTGTCCTCGCAGGGCATCAGCGGCACGAACGCGCACGTGATCATCGAAGAGGCTCCGGTCGTCCTCGGCGAGGTGCCGTCCGGCGAGGAGCTTCAGGCCGCCCGGCAGGATGTGCCACGCGTGTTGGTCCGGCCCGCCGGGCAGGACGAGCCACGCCTGTTGACCCTGTCGGCCAGGACGCCGGCCGCGCTCGCCGAGCTCACCGCGCGCTACGTCGATCTGCTGGCCGACGGCTCCGACGCCGGGCAGGCCGGTGGTGACGGCGGTGCCGTCGGCGATCCGCTCGCGGCAATATGCCGCACCACGAGCCTCGGGCGGGCGCACTTCGCGCACCGGCTCACGGCCGTCGCGTCCTCGCGCGCCGAGCTGCGGGACCTCCTCACCCGGACGCGTCCCGGCGAGGCGCCGCCGCCCGGCGTACGCGTCGGCGCGCGGAGCCCGGAGTCCGGCCGGGGCCCGGTGTTCCTCTTCACCGGCCGCCCGGATTCGCCGTACGCCGACACGGTCGCCGAACTGGCCGAGGCGGAGCCGGTGTTCCGCCGGGCCCTGGACCTTTGCGCCCAGTGCGACCAGCGGGCCGATGCGTCCGGTGTCCGGCCCTCGCCGTTCGCCGTCGCGTACGCGCTCGCCGAGCTGTGGCGGTCGTGGGGCGTGGAGCCCGTCGCCGTCCTCGGCCACGGCATCGGCGAGCTGGTGGCCGCGTGCGTCACGGGCACGATGAGCCTGGAGGACGCGCTGCGGGCGGCGGCAAGGACTCCAGCAGACGCCGCCGAGCCCGATCGGTTCACCGACGAAATCGCCGGGTTGCTACGGGACGGCCACCGGACCTTCGTGGAGATGGGCCCCGCCTCGCCGCTCCTCGACCAGGTGCGGACGACCGAGCACACCGCGTTCCTGCCGTCGCTGCGCGCGGGGCAAGAGAGAGGGGACGCCCGGCGCACCCTCCTCGACAGCCTCGGCGCGCTCTACACCCGAGGCGCCCGCATCGACTGGACCCGCGTGCACGGCGAGCCCGCCGGGGCGCCCGCGTCGCTGCCCGGATACCCGTTCCAGCGCGAGCGCTACTGGCTCTGGACGGGAGACCCCCGCAGGGAACAAGCACCCGCGCACGGCGGCCCGTTGGTCGCGCAGATACGGCTCGTCGCCGCCGACGGCACGCCTGTGGCACTCGCGGACGGCGTACGGCTGGAAGCGGCGCCCGGTGCGGTCGGGTTCGCGTCGGGCGGTGTGGGGCTGGAAGCGGCGCCCGGTGCGGTCGGGTTCGCGTCGGGCGGTGTGGGGCTGGAAGCGGCGCCCGGTGCGGTCGAGTTCGCGTCCGACGGCGTACGGCTGGAAGCGGCGCCCGGTGCGGCCGAGTTCGCGTTCGACGGCGTTCGCCTCGATGCGCTGTCCGGCACGGTCAACCCCGCGTCCGACGCCGTAGACCCGGAAACGGCAGCAGGTGCGGGCGAGCCCTCCGCGCCCGGGACCGGCAGCGCGGCCGCGCTGGTGATCGGCATGGTCGGCCGGGCGCGCGGCGCGGCCGTCACCGGCGACGATCTGCACCTGCCGCTGCGGAGCCTGGGCATCGACTCGCTGATCGCGATGGACATCCGGGGAACCCTCGCCCGGCGGCTGGGCGTCGACCTTCCGCTGCCCGACCTGCTGGACGGCCGGAGCGTCACCGAGATCGCGCGGACAGTCGAGGCCCGCGCGACCGGCCACGACGCGCCCGCGGACGAACGACCGCCCCTCGCGGCCCTGCCCGCACCACCCACGGAACGCCTCGCCGCGAACCCCGCCGCCCGCCACGACGCCTTCCCCCTCACCGACCTCCAACAGGCCTACCTGGTGGGCCGGACCGACGCCTTCGAGCTCGGCAACGTCTCCACCTCCTTCCTCGTCGAGGTCGACCTGGAGGAGACCGACCTGGGCCGGCTCGCTGCCTCCTTCCGGCTCCTCATCGACCGGCACGACATGCTCCGCGCGGTCGTCGCCAGGGACGGGGACGGGCATGGCCCCGGGTACCAGCGGGTGCTCGCCGAGGTCCCCGACTACCGCATCGCCACGGTCGACCTGCGGACGTGCGACGGCGCCGAACGGGCCCGCCGCCTGGCGGAGATCCACGAGGAGATGCGGAACCAGGTCTTCGACACCGAGGTCTGGCCGCTGTTCGACGTACGGGCGACCCTGCTCGACGCGCGCACGACCCGGCTGCACCTCAACTTCGACGCGCTGATCGTCGACGGCCGGAGTTCCGGGGTGCTGTTCCGGGAGTGGGCGCAGACCTACCGCTCCGGGACGCCCGCGGCACCCGCCCCGGCCCTCACCTACCGCGACTACGTGCTCGCCGCCGCCGAATCGGACGCCGCGCCGCGCGAGAAGTCGCTCGCCTACTGGCAGGCGCGCGTCGCCTCTCTCCCGCCCGCGCCCCGCCTGCCGTTGCGACCGGGACCCGCGCCACGGCGGCCGGTGTTCACCCACCGCACGGGCCGCGTCGGGCCCGAGGCATGGCAGCGCTTCAAGGACCACGCGGCCGCCGCGGGCGTCTCGCCCTCGGCCGCCCTGTGCACCGCGTACGCACAGGTCCTCGCCGCCTGGAGCGCCTCGCCGCGCTTCACGCTCAACCTGCTGGCGTTCAACCGGCGGCCACTGCACGAGGACGTCGGCCGGGTCGTCGGAAACCTCAGCGAGACCCTCCTGCTGGAAGTCGACGCCGCCCCCGCCGAGGACTTCACCTCGGGCGCCACGCGGTTGCAGAACCAGTTGCTGAGCGACCTCGAACACGGGCACGTCAGCGGCGTCGAGGTGCTGCGTGAGCTCAACCGCACCCGGGGCGGCACCGGCCTGGCGGGCATGCCCGTGGTCTTCACCAGCACGATCGGCTTCGCGGGACAGGGCGACGGCGCGCTCACGGCACTACGGGCGCTCGGCGCCGGTGGCGGCACGCTCGCGTCCAGCTCCGTACGGACGCCGCAGGTGTGGCTGGACCACCAGGCCCTGGAGGAGGCCGGGGAACTGGTCCTCAACTGGGACGTGGTGGAGGAGCTGTTCCCCGACGGCGTCGTCGACGGGATGTGGGACGCCTACCTGGACCTGGTGCGGGACCTGTGCGGCGAGGGGGCGTGGCGTCGCCCGCCGTCCGTGCTCGCGCCGCCGGCCGACCTGGAGATCCGTGCGGCGGCCAACGCCACGGACGCCCCCGTCCCCTCCGAACTGCTGCACGACGCGTTCCTGCGGCAGGCCGGGATCCGGCCGGACGCGCCCGCCGTCATCACCGCCGCCCGAACCCTGACCTACGGCGAGGTGGACCGCCGCTCCGACCGGATCGCCCGGTGGCTGCTCGACCAGGGCGCGGGTCCGGGTGTGCTCGTCGGCATCGTGATGGACAAGAGCTGGGAGCAGGTCGTCGCGGCCCTGGGCATCCTCAAGTCCGGCGCCGCCTATGTGCCGGTCGACGCCGCCGTGCCCGGCCGCCGGCTTCGGGTGATCATGGAGACCGCCGGTGTCGAGGTGGTGCTGACCCGGTCGGCGGTCGCGGACGGGCTCGAACTGCCGGACGGAACCCGCGCACTGCACGTCGACACGGCATGGGACGACCCCTACCCGAGCCCCCTGCCCCTTTCCCGGGCCGAGCCCGAAGATCTCGCCTACGTCATCTTCACCTCGGGTTCCACCGGAGTGCCGAAGGGCGTGATGATCGAGCACACCGGTGCGGTCAACACGATCCAGGACATCAACGACCGGTTCGACGTGAGTGCGGACGACCGCGTCCTGGCCCTGTCCGCGCTCCACTTCGACCTCTCGGTCTACGACGTGTTCGGTCTGCTCGCGGCCGGCGGAGCCGTGGTCCTGCCCGACGCGTCGGCGCAGCGCGAACCGGCCGCCTGGCTGGAACTGGTGAACCGGCACCGCGTGACGATCTGGAACAGCGTCCCCGCGCTGATGGACATGTTCGTCGCCCACGTGCGGGCCCTCGGCGGTCCGCCGTCGCTGCGCGTGGTGATGATGAGCGGTGACTGGATCCCCGTCACCCTCCCCGGAGCCATCGCCTCCGTCGTGCCGAACGCGCGCACCTGGAGCCTGGGCGGCGCCACCGAGGCGTCCATCTGGTCGATCCAGTACCCGATCACCCGAGTGGACCCCGACCGCACGAGCATCCCGTACGGCAGGCCGATGCGGAACCAGCGTTTCCATGTGCTGGACGGGGCGCTGCGCCCGCGCCCGATCTGGGTCCCGGGCGATCTGTACATCGCCGGTGCCGGTCTGGCCCGCGGCTACCTCGGCGACGAGGCGAAGACCCGCGCGGCGTTCCTGCGCCACCCGGTGACGGGGGAGCGGCTCTACCGGACCGGTGACCTCGGGCGCTGTCTGCCGGACGGCGACATCGAGTTCCTGGGGCGCGCGGACCTTCAGGTGAAGATCCAGGGGCATCGGATCGAGCTCGGCGAGATCGAGGCGGCGCTGCTGCGCCTGCCGGACGTCCGCGCGGCGGCCGCGGTGGCCGAGGGCGAGCGGGGCGGCCCCAGAAGGCTCGTCGCGTACGCCGTGTCGGACACCCCCGAGGAGGAGCTGCGCGAGGCGCTCGGCCGGGAACTGCCCGGCTACATGGTGCCCGCCCGCATCGTCCTCCTGGACGAGCTGCCGCTGACCGGCAACGGCAAGGTGGACCGCCATCTCCTGCCGTCGCCCGAGGAGTCGGCCCCGCGTTCCGGCGCTGCGGTCGCACCGCGCGATGCGACCGAACGGCTCCTCGCCGAGATCTGGGCCGAGTTCTTCAAGCCCGCAGGCAAGCCCGCAGGCAAGCCCGCCGACAGGCCCGTCGGCATCGGCATCGGCGTCACCGCGAACTTCTTCGACCTCGGCGGCGACTCCATGCTCGCGGTGCGGATGATGGCCCGGATCCGGCAGCGCACCGGCCGGTCGCTGCCGGTGGCCACGCTGCTCGCCCGGCCGACCGTCGAGTCGCTCGCCGAGGTGCTGCGCGATCAGCCCGGCGACGAAGGCCGGGCGGCCCTGGTCACGGTCCGGGACGCCGGAACCCAGCCCCCCTTGATCCTCGTCCACCCGGTCGGCGGCGACGTGCTCTGCTACGCCGGCCTCGGCGCCCTCCTGGACGACGACCAGCCGCTGCACGCCCTCCAGTACCCCGACCAGTACCCAGGCCTCGAACCCGCGCCGCGGTCCGTGGCCGACCTGGCCGCGCACTACGCCGACGCGATCACCGAACGGTTCCCGGACGGCCCGTACCGGCTCGGCGGCTGGTCCATGGGCGGCGTGATCGCCCTGGAGACCGGCC
Above is a genomic segment from Streptomyces sp. R21 containing:
- a CDS encoding amino acid adenylation domain-containing protein, with amino-acid sequence MGSESEEKLLGYLKRLTLDLHQARERVRELEEGDREPIAIVGMACRYPGGIDSPAALWRLLASGGETVGAFPRDRGWDDGLYDPGNGGRSLTGSGGFLYDAADFDAGFFGISPREALAMDPQQRLLLETAWRAFEDAGIDPESVRDTETGVFTGLSCHDYGLGRGDVPEEAEGFLTTGSVGGVASGRISYTFGLRGPAITVETACSSSLVALHLAVQSLRRGECTMALAGGATIMSTPQLFTEFTRMQGLSPDGRCRPFSAAADGSGLSEGVGLLLVERLSDARRLGHPVLAVVRGSAVNQDGASNGFTAPSGSAQQRVIRQALKDARLSPGDVQVVEASSTGTPLGDPIEARALLAAYGRDRDLPLRLGSLKSNIGHSQAAAGVAGVMKTVLSMRHGRLPATLFVDEPTPHVDWAAGAVELVAEETAWPETSGRPKRAAVSSQGISGTNAHVIIEEAPVVLGEVPSGEELQAARQDVPRVLVRPAGQDEPRLLTLSARTPAALAELTARYVDLLADGSDAGQAGGDGGAVGDPLAAICRTTSLGRAHFAHRLTAVASSRAELRDLLTRTRPGEAPPPGVRVGARSPESGRGPVFLFTGRPDSPYADTVAELAEAEPVFRRALDLCAQCDQRADASGVRPSPFAVAYALAELWRSWGVEPVAVLGHGIGELVAACVTGTMSLEDALRAAARTPADAAEPDRFTDEIAGLLRDGHRTFVEMGPASPLLDQVRTTEHTAFLPSLRAGQERGDARRTLLDSLGALYTRGARIDWTRVHGEPAGAPASLPGYPFQRERYWLWTGDPRREQAPAHGGPLVAQIRLVAADGTPVALADGVRLEAAPGAVGFASGGVGLEAAPGAVGFASGGVGLEAAPGAVEFASDGVRLEAAPGAAEFAFDGVRLDALSGTVNPASDAVDPETAAGAGEPSAPGTGSAAALVIGMVGRARGAAVTGDDLHLPLRSLGIDSLIAMDIRGTLARRLGVDLPLPDLLDGRSVTEIARTVEARATGHDAPADERPPLAALPAPPTERLAANPAARHDAFPLTDLQQAYLVGRTDAFELGNVSTSFLVEVDLEETDLGRLAASFRLLIDRHDMLRAVVARDGDGHGPGYQRVLAEVPDYRIATVDLRTCDGAERARRLAEIHEEMRNQVFDTEVWPLFDVRATLLDARTTRLHLNFDALIVDGRSSGVLFREWAQTYRSGTPAAPAPALTYRDYVLAAAESDAAPREKSLAYWQARVASLPPAPRLPLRPGPAPRRPVFTHRTGRVGPEAWQRFKDHAAAAGVSPSAALCTAYAQVLAAWSASPRFTLNLLAFNRRPLHEDVGRVVGNLSETLLLEVDAAPAEDFTSGATRLQNQLLSDLEHGHVSGVEVLRELNRTRGGTGLAGMPVVFTSTIGFAGQGDGALTALRALGAGGGTLASSSVRTPQVWLDHQALEEAGELVLNWDVVEELFPDGVVDGMWDAYLDLVRDLCGEGAWRRPPSVLAPPADLEIRAAANATDAPVPSELLHDAFLRQAGIRPDAPAVITAARTLTYGEVDRRSDRIARWLLDQGAGPGVLVGIVMDKSWEQVVAALGILKSGAAYVPVDAAVPGRRLRVIMETAGVEVVLTRSAVADGLELPDGTRALHVDTAWDDPYPSPLPLSRAEPEDLAYVIFTSGSTGVPKGVMIEHTGAVNTIQDINDRFDVSADDRVLALSALHFDLSVYDVFGLLAAGGAVVLPDASAQREPAAWLELVNRHRVTIWNSVPALMDMFVAHVRALGGPPSLRVVMMSGDWIPVTLPGAIASVVPNARTWSLGGATEASIWSIQYPITRVDPDRTSIPYGRPMRNQRFHVLDGALRPRPIWVPGDLYIAGAGLARGYLGDEAKTRAAFLRHPVTGERLYRTGDLGRCLPDGDIEFLGRADLQVKIQGHRIELGEIEAALLRLPDVRAAAAVAEGERGGPRRLVAYAVSDTPEEELREALGRELPGYMVPARIVLLDELPLTGNGKVDRHLLPSPEESAPRSGAAVAPRDATERLLAEIWAEFFKPAGKPAGKPADRPVGIGIGVTANFFDLGGDSMLAVRMMARIRQRTGRSLPVATLLARPTVESLAEVLRDQPGDEGRAALVTVRDAGTQPPLILVHPVGGDVLCYAGLGALLDDDQPLHALQYPDQYPGLEPAPRSVADLAAHYADAITERFPDGPYRLGGWSMGGVIALETGRLLAGRGKAVELVAAVDLLEPPGRAEPASDAALLARFARDLAGLAGSDWNPGPAEFEPTGGRSPIEELRTRARAAAVLPDEIDAATLERLAGRFLRLSRALADHEPTAYHGRVRLLRAMDGATASTTRQWLDLLGDRAESVDVPGDHYSVMRPPNLQTLAAELGKALNDL